In Sphingomonas panacisoli, one genomic interval encodes:
- the rpsS gene encoding 30S ribosomal protein S19, with the protein MARSVWKGPFVELSLLKKAQTAQETNARAPIKTWSRRSTILPDFVGLTFSVYNGRKFVPVSVNEDMVGMKLGEFAPTRYFPGHAADKKGKR; encoded by the coding sequence ATGGCTCGTTCAGTCTGGAAGGGCCCGTTCGTCGAACTGAGCCTGCTCAAGAAGGCGCAGACCGCGCAGGAAACCAACGCGCGCGCGCCGATCAAGACCTGGTCGCGCCGCTCGACGATCCTGCCCGACTTCGTCGGCCTGACGTTCAGCGTCTATAACGGCCGCAAGTTCGTCCCCGTCTCGGTCAACGAAGACATGGTCGGCATGAAGCTCGGCGAGTTCGCACCGACCCGGTATTTCCCGGGCCACGCCGCCGACAAGAAGGGCAAGCGTTAA
- the rplR gene encoding 50S ribosomal protein L18, with the protein MTKGLSLFEKRRRRNRTALRARGGTRARLSVHRSGKHIYAQVIDDEKGTTVASASTLSGHDGATSNIAAATAVGKRVAEAAVKAGIKQVVFDRGGFLYHGRVKALADAAREAGLEF; encoded by the coding sequence ATGACCAAGGGTCTTTCACTGTTCGAAAAGCGGCGCCGCCGCAATCGCACCGCGCTCCGTGCGCGTGGCGGTACGCGCGCTCGCCTGTCGGTGCATCGCTCGGGCAAGCACATCTATGCCCAGGTGATCGACGACGAGAAGGGCACGACCGTTGCCTCGGCCTCGACTTTGTCGGGTCATGACGGCGCGACGTCCAACATCGCGGCCGCGACCGCGGTCGGCAAGCGCGTGGCGGAAGCCGCGGTGAAGGCCGGCATCAAGCAGGTCGTGTTCGACCGTGGCGGCTTCCTCTACCACGGCCGCGTCAAGGCACTGGCCGACGCCGCGCGCGAAGCCGGATTGGAGTTCTAA
- the rplX gene encoding 50S ribosomal protein L24 has protein sequence MAAAKIKKGDQVIVLSGKDKGRTGEVTKAMPKDGKVIVSGVNVHVRHVKPSQANPQGGLDRSEAPMHISKVAHVVDGKPTRVRFETGKDGKKVRVAVKTGKKIDG, from the coding sequence ATGGCCGCCGCGAAGATCAAGAAGGGTGACCAGGTCATCGTCCTGTCCGGCAAGGACAAGGGCCGGACCGGCGAAGTCACCAAGGCGATGCCGAAGGACGGCAAGGTCATCGTGTCGGGCGTGAATGTTCACGTGCGTCACGTGAAGCCGAGCCAGGCGAACCCGCAGGGCGGGCTCGACCGGTCGGAAGCGCCGATGCACATTTCGAAGGTTGCCCACGTCGTCGACGGCAAGCCGACCCGCGTCCGTTTCGAAACGGGCAAGGACGGCAAGAAGGTCCGCGTCGCGGTCAAGACCGGGAAGAAGATCGATGGCTAA
- the rplV gene encoding 50S ribosomal protein L22, whose translation MSKAKSPRKVGDKEALAVATQIRGSAQKLNLVAGLIRGRKAGDALNILAFSKKGMAVDARKVLASAIANAENNHNLDVDALVVSEASVGKSITLKRFATRGRGKSTRILKPFSRLRIVVREQEEA comes from the coding sequence ATGTCCAAGGCTAAATCCCCCCGCAAGGTCGGCGACAAGGAAGCGCTGGCCGTTGCGACCCAGATCCGTGGTTCGGCGCAGAAGCTGAACCTGGTGGCTGGCCTGATCCGCGGCCGCAAGGCCGGCGACGCGCTCAACATCCTGGCCTTCTCGAAGAAGGGTATGGCGGTCGATGCGCGCAAGGTTCTCGCCTCGGCGATCGCCAACGCGGAAAACAACCACAACCTCGACGTCGATGCGCTGGTCGTGTCGGAGGCGTCGGTCGGCAAGTCGATCACGTTGAAGCGTTTCGCGACCCGCGGCCGTGGCAAGTCCACCCGCATCCTGAAGCCGTTCTCGCGTCTTCGCATCGTCGTCCGCGAGCAGGAAGAAGCATAA
- the rplF gene encoding 50S ribosomal protein L6, with protein sequence MSRIGKKPVAIPSGVTATVEGGVLSMKGPKGTLSMPMAQEVKWDVQADSIGVTPANETKRARSFWGMQRTLVQNLVTGVTTGFSKKLLITGVGYRANAQGKKLKLQLGYSHDVDIDVPEGITVATPDQTTVEISGADKQKVGQLAAEIRRWRKPEPYKGKGIKYDGEYIFRKEGKKK encoded by the coding sequence ATGAGCCGCATCGGTAAGAAGCCGGTCGCGATCCCGAGCGGTGTCACCGCCACGGTCGAGGGCGGCGTGCTGAGCATGAAGGGTCCCAAGGGCACCCTGAGCATGCCGATGGCCCAGGAGGTCAAGTGGGACGTCCAGGCCGATTCGATCGGCGTGACGCCGGCCAACGAGACCAAGCGCGCGCGCTCCTTCTGGGGCATGCAGCGCACGCTGGTGCAGAACCTGGTGACCGGCGTGACCACCGGCTTCTCGAAAAAGCTGCTGATCACCGGCGTCGGCTACCGCGCCAACGCGCAGGGCAAGAAGCTGAAGCTGCAGCTGGGCTATTCGCACGACGTCGATATCGACGTGCCGGAAGGCATCACGGTCGCGACCCCGGATCAGACCACGGTCGAGATTTCGGGTGCGGACAAGCAGAAGGTCGGCCAGCTCGCCGCCGAGATCCGCCGCTGGCGTAAGCCCGAGCCGTACAAGGGCAAGGGCATCAAGTACGACGGCGAGTACATCTTCCGTAAGGAAGGGAAAAAGAAGTAA
- the rplN gene encoding 50S ribosomal protein L14, producing MIQMQSNLDVADNSGAKRVQCIKVLGGSKRRTAGVGDIIVVSIKEAQPRGRVKKGDVHRAVIVRTRKDIRRADGTVIRFDSNAAVLVNKNEEPIGTRIFGPVVRELRAKKHMKIISLAPEVL from the coding sequence ATGATCCAGATGCAATCCAATCTCGACGTCGCTGACAATAGCGGCGCGAAGCGGGTGCAGTGCATCAAGGTGCTGGGCGGCTCGAAGCGCCGCACGGCAGGCGTTGGCGACATCATCGTCGTCAGCATCAAGGAAGCGCAACCGCGCGGCCGCGTGAAGAAGGGCGACGTTCACCGCGCCGTCATCGTGCGCACCCGCAAGGACATTCGCCGCGCCGACGGCACGGTGATCCGGTTCGACAGCAACGCTGCCGTCCTGGTCAACAAGAACGAGGAGCCGATCGGCACCCGTATCTTTGGCCCGGTGGTCCGCGAACTGCGTGCGAAGAAGCACATGAAGATCATCAGCCTTGCGCCGGAGGTGCTGTAA
- the rplP gene encoding 50S ribosomal protein L16, with amino-acid sequence MLQPKKFAHRKQFKGRIHGDAKGGATLNFGSYGLKALEPERITARQIEAARRAITRHIKRQGRLWIRIFPDLPVTGKPAEVRMGKGKGAPEYWAARVKPGRILFELDGVPGPLAAEAFSRAAMKLPIKVKVVARLGDTSHLGGE; translated from the coding sequence ATGCTGCAACCGAAAAAGTTCGCGCACCGCAAGCAGTTCAAGGGTCGCATTCACGGCGATGCCAAGGGCGGCGCTACGCTGAACTTCGGCTCGTACGGGCTGAAGGCACTGGAGCCGGAGCGGATCACCGCGCGTCAGATCGAGGCGGCTCGCCGCGCGATCACGCGTCACATCAAGCGCCAGGGGCGGTTGTGGATCCGCATTTTCCCGGATCTTCCCGTGACCGGCAAGCCGGCCGAAGTCCGCATGGGTAAGGGCAAGGGCGCTCCCGAATATTGGGCAGCCCGCGTCAAGCCCGGCCGCATCCTGTTCGAGCTGGACGGCGTTCCCGGCCCGCTCGCGGCGGAAGCGTTCAGCCGCGCAGCGATGAAGCTGCCGATCAAGGTCAAGGTCGTGGCGCGTCTGGGCGACACGTCGCACCTCGGAGGCGAATAA
- the rplO gene encoding 50S ribosomal protein L15: MKLNELRDNAGARKSKIRVGRGIGSGKGKTGGRGQKGQKSREGVSIAGFEGGQMPLHMRLPKRGFNNIFAKDYAEVNLGTIQKLVDAKKIKAGATLDHAALKEAGVARGGKDGVRLLGKGEFSAKLNFTVAGASKGAIEAVEKAGGKVDVIHVVPAAEKAAAKKGVQYKARKADKEAKQAAAAKK; encoded by the coding sequence ATGAAACTGAACGAACTCCGCGACAATGCGGGCGCCCGTAAGTCCAAGATCCGCGTCGGACGCGGCATCGGCTCGGGCAAGGGCAAGACCGGCGGCCGCGGCCAGAAGGGCCAAAAGAGCCGTGAGGGCGTCTCGATCGCCGGCTTCGAGGGCGGCCAGATGCCGCTCCACATGCGTCTGCCGAAGCGTGGCTTCAACAACATCTTCGCCAAGGATTATGCCGAGGTGAACCTGGGCACGATCCAGAAGCTGGTCGATGCCAAGAAGATCAAGGCCGGCGCGACGCTCGATCACGCCGCGCTCAAGGAAGCCGGTGTCGCCCGTGGCGGCAAGGATGGCGTCCGTCTGCTCGGCAAGGGCGAGTTCTCGGCCAAGCTGAACTTCACCGTCGCCGGCGCGTCGAAGGGCGCGATCGAAGCGGTCGAGAAGGCGGGTGGCAAGGTCGATGTGATCCACGTCGTTCCCGCCGCCGAAAAGGCCGCCGCCAAGAAGGGCGTGCAGTACAAGGCGCGCAAGGCCGACAAGGAAGCCAAGCAGGCCGCCGCGGCGAAGAAGTGA
- the rpsC gene encoding 30S ribosomal protein S3 — translation MGHKSNPIGLRLQINRTWDSRWFAEGQDYGKLLLEDLKIRKYIVDTLPQAAISKVVIERPAKLCRVSIYAARPGVIIGKKGTDIEKLRKKLGTMTSSDVSLNIVEIRKPEIDAKLVAQGIADQLERRIAFRRAMKRAVQSAMRLGADGIHVMCGGRLGGAEIARTESYREGRVPRHTLRANLDYAEAQAHTAYGVCGVKVWVFKGEILGHDPMAQDRLMMEAQTSGVRPARDDRR, via the coding sequence ATGGGTCACAAGAGCAATCCGATCGGCCTGCGCCTGCAGATCAACCGTACCTGGGACAGCCGCTGGTTCGCGGAAGGCCAGGATTACGGCAAGCTGCTGCTCGAGGATCTGAAGATCCGCAAGTACATCGTCGACACGCTGCCCCAGGCCGCGATTTCAAAGGTGGTCATCGAGCGTCCGGCCAAGCTGTGCCGCGTGTCGATCTATGCCGCGCGCCCCGGCGTGATCATCGGCAAGAAGGGCACCGACATCGAGAAGCTTCGCAAGAAGCTCGGCACGATGACTTCGTCCGACGTGTCGCTGAACATCGTCGAGATCCGCAAGCCGGAGATCGACGCGAAGCTCGTCGCGCAGGGCATTGCCGACCAGCTCGAGCGTCGCATCGCGTTCCGCCGCGCCATGAAGCGCGCGGTGCAGTCGGCGATGCGCCTGGGTGCCGACGGCATCCACGTGATGTGCGGCGGCCGTCTCGGCGGCGCCGAAATCGCGCGGACCGAGAGCTATCGTGAGGGCCGCGTGCCGCGTCACACGCTGCGTGCCAACCTCGATTACGCCGAAGCGCAGGCGCACACCGCTTACGGTGTCTGCGGCGTCAAGGTGTGGGTGTTCAAGGGTGAGATCCTCGGTCACGACCCGATGGCGCAGGACCGGTTGATGATGGAGGCTCAAACCTCCGGCGTGCGCCCGGCGCGCGACGATCGCCGCTAA
- the rplB gene encoding 50S ribosomal protein L2, whose product MALKHYNPTSPARRGLILIDRSGLFKGRPIKALTEGKQKTGGRNNKGHVTSRGIAGGHKQKYRVIDFKRRLWDVDGTVERIEYDPNRTAFIALVNYGAGEDGKDRLAYIIAPQRLGVGDKVIAGKKTDVKPGNAMEMGQMPVGTIVHNVEMKPGKGGQIARSAGTYVQVVGRDRGMVIVRLNSGEQRYIHANCMATVGAVSNPDNQNTNLGKAGRNRWKGIRPLTRGVAKNPVDHPHGGGEGRTSGGRHPVTPWGKPTKGARTRHNKSTDKMIIRSRHSTKRKG is encoded by the coding sequence ATGGCACTCAAGCATTATAACCCGACGAGCCCGGCGCGCCGCGGCTTGATCCTGATCGACCGGTCGGGCTTGTTCAAGGGTCGCCCCATCAAGGCGCTGACCGAAGGCAAGCAGAAGACCGGCGGCCGCAACAACAAGGGCCATGTGACCAGCCGCGGCATCGCGGGCGGCCACAAGCAGAAGTATCGCGTCATCGACTTCAAGCGTCGCTTGTGGGACGTCGACGGCACGGTGGAGCGGATCGAGTATGACCCGAACCGCACCGCCTTCATCGCGCTCGTGAACTACGGCGCGGGCGAGGACGGCAAGGATCGCCTGGCCTACATCATCGCACCGCAGCGCCTCGGCGTCGGCGACAAGGTGATCGCGGGCAAGAAGACCGACGTGAAGCCGGGCAACGCGATGGAAATGGGCCAGATGCCGGTCGGCACCATCGTCCACAACGTCGAGATGAAGCCGGGCAAGGGCGGTCAGATCGCGCGTTCGGCCGGTACCTATGTCCAGGTCGTCGGTCGCGACCGTGGGATGGTGATCGTTCGCCTGAATTCGGGCGAGCAGCGCTACATCCACGCGAACTGCATGGCGACGGTCGGTGCGGTCTCGAACCCCGACAACCAGAACACCAATCTCGGCAAGGCCGGGCGCAACCGCTGGAAGGGCATCCGCCCGCTGACCCGCGGTGTCGCGAAGAACCCGGTCGACCACCCGCACGGCGGCGGTGAAGGCCGGACCTCGGGCGGCCGTCATCCGGTTACCCCGTGGGGCAAGCCGACCAAGGGTGCTCGCACTCGTCACAACAAATCGACCGACAAGATGATCATCCGGTCGCGTCATTCGACTAAGAGGAAGGGCTAA
- the rplE gene encoding 50S ribosomal protein L5, with translation MAKADTKYTPRMKGIYDEKIVKAMTDKFGYTNPLEVPKIEKIVLNMGVGEATQDKKKVEQAASEMELIAGQKPVVTKAKKSIAQFKLREGMPIGVKVTLRRERMYEFLDRFITIALPRVRDFRGLNPKSFDGRGNYAMGLKEQLVFPEINYDRIDKVRGMDVIVTTTAKTDDEARELLRLFGFPFPQDADGEQKQAA, from the coding sequence ATGGCTAAGGCAGACACCAAGTACACGCCGCGCATGAAGGGCATCTATGACGAGAAGATCGTCAAGGCGATGACCGACAAGTTCGGCTACACGAACCCGCTCGAAGTTCCGAAGATCGAAAAGATCGTTCTGAACATGGGCGTGGGCGAAGCGACCCAGGACAAGAAGAAGGTCGAGCAGGCCGCTTCCGAAATGGAGCTGATCGCGGGCCAGAAGCCGGTCGTCACCAAGGCGAAGAAGTCGATCGCGCAGTTCAAGCTGCGTGAAGGCATGCCGATCGGCGTGAAGGTCACCCTTCGCCGCGAGCGCATGTACGAGTTCCTTGACCGCTTCATCACGATCGCGCTGCCGCGCGTTCGCGACTTCCGCGGGCTGAACCCGAAGAGCTTCGACGGTCGCGGCAATTACGCGATGGGTCTCAAGGAACAGTTGGTGTTCCCGGAGATCAACTATGACCGCATCGACAAGGTGCGCGGCATGGACGTCATCGTCACCACCACTGCAAAGACCGACGATGAGGCTCGCGAGCTTCTCCGTCTCTTCGGCTTCCCGTTCCCGCAGGATGCGGACGGCGAGCAGAAGCAAGCGGCATAA
- the rpmC gene encoding 50S ribosomal protein L29, protein MAKKETKSSKLDVAGKSDDQLNETLGELKREAFNLRFQAATSQLEKPSRVREVRRDIARIKTQQSTRAKAASAAK, encoded by the coding sequence ATGGCCAAGAAAGAAACCAAGTCGAGCAAGCTCGACGTCGCCGGCAAGAGCGACGACCAGCTGAACGAGACCCTGGGCGAGCTGAAGCGCGAGGCGTTCAACCTCCGTTTCCAGGCGGCGACCAGCCAGCTCGAAAAGCCGAGCCGCGTGCGCGAAGTCCGTCGTGACATCGCCCGTATCAAGACCCAGCAGTCCACGCGTGCGAAAGCCGCGTCGGCCGCGAAGTAA
- the rpsQ gene encoding 30S ribosomal protein S17: protein MPKRVLTGQIVSDKGDKTVVVNVERKVKHALYGKIIRRSKKYHAHDEGNEYKQGETVRIEETAPISKLKTWKVIERVNTHATPERVELGGEEAAAGA, encoded by the coding sequence ATGCCGAAGCGCGTGCTGACCGGACAGATCGTCTCGGACAAGGGCGACAAGACGGTGGTCGTGAACGTGGAACGCAAGGTCAAGCATGCGCTCTACGGCAAGATCATCCGCCGTTCGAAGAAGTACCACGCCCATGACGAGGGCAACGAATACAAGCAGGGTGAGACCGTGCGGATCGAAGAGACCGCGCCGATCAGCAAGCTGAAGACCTGGAAGGTGATCGAGCGGGTCAACACCCACGCGACGCCGGAGCGGGTCGAGCTGGGTGGCGAGGAAGCAGCCGCCGGCGCGTAA
- the rplC gene encoding 50S ribosomal protein L3, whose translation MRTGVIAKKLGMTRLFQDDGRHVPVTVLSLEGLQVVSRREMDKDGYTAVQLGAGVAKAKNVAKPQRGHYGKAEVEAKAFLAEFRVDEDGLLDVGAEISADHYVAGQIVDIQGKTQGKGFQGGMKRWGFGGLRATHGVSVSHRSLGSTGQRQDPGKVFKNKKMAGHMGDKNRTQQNLEIVGTDVERGLIFVKGSVPGSKGGWLLVKDAVKVARHADAPFPAGLKQAANSNNAAPAETPAEVVETPEATEGQEG comes from the coding sequence ATGCGCACTGGCGTGATCGCGAAGAAGTTGGGGATGACCCGCCTGTTTCAGGACGACGGCCGCCACGTGCCGGTTACCGTTCTGAGCCTCGAAGGGCTGCAGGTCGTTTCCCGTCGCGAAATGGATAAGGACGGCTACACCGCCGTTCAGTTGGGCGCGGGCGTCGCCAAGGCGAAGAACGTCGCCAAGCCGCAGCGCGGCCACTACGGCAAGGCCGAGGTCGAGGCGAAGGCCTTCCTCGCCGAATTCCGTGTGGACGAAGACGGTCTGCTGGACGTGGGCGCCGAGATTTCGGCCGACCATTACGTCGCCGGCCAGATCGTCGATATCCAGGGCAAGACCCAGGGTAAGGGCTTCCAGGGCGGCATGAAGCGCTGGGGCTTCGGCGGTCTGCGCGCGACGCACGGCGTGTCGGTCTCGCACCGCTCGCTCGGTTCGACCGGTCAGCGCCAGGATCCGGGCAAGGTCTTCAAGAACAAGAAGATGGCCGGTCACATGGGTGACAAGAACCGCACCCAGCAGAATCTCGAGATCGTCGGCACCGACGTCGAGCGCGGCCTCATCTTCGTCAAGGGCTCGGTCCCTGGCTCGAAGGGCGGCTGGCTGCTCGTCAAGGACGCCGTCAAGGTCGCCCGCCACGCCGACGCGCCGTTCCCGGCCGGGCTGAAGCAGGCCGCCAACAGCAACAATGCCGCTCCCGCCGAGACGCCCGCCGAGGTTGTCGAGACGCCGGAAGCGACCGAAGGCCAGGAGGGCTGA
- the rpsE gene encoding 30S ribosomal protein S5 encodes MADETNQTEAPIGAPVDAPAADAGQQRGARGGRGRGGPGGGGGNRGGRDGGRGGRDGNRGRGGPGMDDGGEELIEKLVHINRVSKTVKGGKRFGFAALVVVGDGKGRVGFGHGKAREVPEAISKATAAAKKKMVRVPLKEGRTLHHDGNGHFGAGKVTLRSAPQGTGIIAGGPMRAVFESLGVADVVTKSVGTSNPYNMIRATFEALGEQTSPKSVAQRRGKKIADLLGRGGSATAEADAAAIAE; translated from the coding sequence ATGGCTGACGAAACCAACCAGACCGAAGCGCCGATCGGCGCCCCGGTCGATGCTCCGGCAGCGGACGCCGGCCAGCAGCGCGGTGCGCGCGGCGGCCGCGGTCGCGGCGGCCCGGGCGGCGGTGGCGGCAATCGCGGTGGTCGCGACGGCGGTCGTGGCGGTCGTGACGGCAATCGTGGCCGTGGCGGTCCCGGCATGGACGACGGCGGCGAAGAGCTGATCGAGAAGCTGGTCCACATCAACCGCGTCTCGAAGACGGTGAAGGGCGGCAAGCGCTTCGGCTTTGCGGCGCTCGTCGTCGTGGGCGACGGCAAGGGCCGCGTCGGCTTCGGTCACGGCAAGGCGCGCGAAGTGCCGGAAGCCATTTCGAAGGCGACCGCTGCGGCCAAGAAGAAGATGGTCCGCGTTCCGCTGAAGGAAGGCCGCACGCTGCATCACGACGGCAACGGTCACTTCGGCGCCGGCAAGGTTACTTTGCGCTCGGCGCCGCAGGGTACCGGCATCATCGCCGGTGGTCCGATGCGCGCCGTGTTCGAAAGCCTGGGCGTCGCCGACGTGGTGACCAAGTCGGTCGGCACCTCGAACCCCTACAACATGATCCGCGCCACCTTCGAAGCGCTCGGCGAGCAGACCTCGCCGAAGAGCGTTGCGCAGCGCCGCGGCAAGAAGATCGCCGACCTGCTCGGCCGTGGCGGTTCCGCAACCGCCGAGGCCGATGCGGCCGCGATCGCGGAGTAA
- the rpsH gene encoding 30S ribosomal protein S8 — translation MAVTDPLGDMLTRIRNGQRARKDSVLSPASKLRVRVLDVLQREGYIRGYSEEEMGPAKGIRIELKYFEGQPAIKHVARVSKPGRRVYSGSQELPRVMNGLGITIVSTPRGVLSDAEARDQNVGGEVLAEVF, via the coding sequence ATGGCAGTGACCGATCCCCTGGGTGATATGCTCACCCGCATCCGCAACGGCCAGCGCGCGCGAAAGGACTCGGTCCTTTCGCCGGCGTCGAAGTTGCGCGTCCGCGTGCTCGACGTTCTCCAGCGCGAGGGCTATATCCGCGGTTACAGCGAGGAAGAAATGGGGCCCGCCAAGGGCATCCGGATCGAACTCAAGTATTTCGAAGGCCAGCCGGCCATCAAGCACGTCGCGCGCGTCTCCAAGCCGGGTCGCCGCGTGTATAGCGGTTCGCAGGAACTGCCGCGCGTGATGAACGGCCTGGGCATCACCATCGTCTCGACGCCGCGTGGCGTGCTTTCGGATGCCGAAGCGCGCGACCAGAACGTCGGTGGCGAAGTGCTGGCGGAGGTGTTCTGA
- the rplD gene encoding 50S ribosomal protein L4, translated as MKVKVSSFDAKAKAADVELNDEVFGLDPRADILHRVVTWQLEKRRATARGTRERADVARTGKKFGRQKGGGTARHGDRRAPVFIGGGKAHGARVRDFNPGLNKKIRALGLKMALSSHAKAGSLVIMDSLSVKDSKTKTLKGDLAKAGFGKSVLFIDGDAVETSFALAAGNLGHLNVLPAAGANVYDILKHDTLVLTRAAVEKLEARFNG; from the coding sequence GTGAAGGTCAAGGTTTCCTCCTTCGACGCCAAGGCGAAAGCGGCGGACGTCGAGCTCAACGACGAGGTCTTCGGCCTCGATCCGCGCGCCGACATCCTGCACCGCGTCGTCACCTGGCAGCTCGAAAAGCGTCGTGCGACCGCACGCGGCACGCGTGAACGCGCCGACGTCGCCCGCACCGGCAAGAAGTTCGGTCGCCAGAAGGGCGGCGGTACCGCCCGTCACGGCGATCGCCGCGCCCCGGTGTTCATCGGCGGTGGTAAGGCGCACGGCGCTCGCGTCCGCGACTTCAATCCGGGCCTGAACAAGAAGATCCGCGCGCTAGGCCTGAAGATGGCGCTGTCGAGCCACGCCAAGGCGGGTTCGCTGGTGATCATGGACAGCCTGTCGGTGAAGGACAGCAAGACCAAGACGCTGAAGGGCGATCTGGCAAAGGCGGGCTTCGGCAAGTCGGTGCTGTTCATCGACGGCGATGCGGTCGAGACGAGCTTCGCGCTGGCGGCGGGCAACCTGGGTCACCTCAACGTGCTCCCGGCCGCCGGCGCCAACGTCTACGACATCCTGAAGCATGACACGCTGGTGCTGACGCGCGCCGCGGTCGAAAAGCTGGAGGCGCGTTTCAATGGCTAA
- the rpsN gene encoding 30S ribosomal protein S14 codes for MAKLSSVNKNERRKKLVAKTAPKLAKLKAQANDKSLDETERLIARLKMAELPRNGNPTRIRNRCEVTGRPRAYYRKFRLCRVQLRELANKGLIPGVTKSSW; via the coding sequence ATGGCGAAACTGAGTTCCGTGAACAAGAACGAGCGTCGCAAGAAGCTGGTGGCGAAGACCGCTCCCAAGCTGGCGAAGCTCAAGGCGCAGGCGAACGACAAGTCGCTCGACGAGACCGAGCGCCTGATCGCGCGGCTGAAGATGGCCGAGTTGCCCCGCAACGGCAACCCGACCCGCATCCGCAATCGTTGCGAAGTGACGGGTCGTCCCCGCGCTTATTACCGCAAATTCCGTCTCTGCCGTGTGCAGCTGCGCGAACTGGCCAACAAGGGCCTGATTCCCGGCGTCACGAAGTCGAGCTGGTAA
- a CDS encoding 50S ribosomal protein L23: MAKKPAKSGVDIRHYDVIVAPHITEKSTMMSEQNAVVFKVARDATKPEIKAAVEALFNVSVTNVNTIVQKGKTKKWKGADYTRSDMKKAIVTLKDGQSIDVTQGVSA, encoded by the coding sequence ATGGCTAAGAAGCCTGCGAAGTCGGGCGTCGACATCCGTCATTACGACGTGATCGTTGCCCCGCACATCACCGAAAAGTCGACGATGATGTCGGAACAGAATGCGGTGGTGTTCAAGGTCGCGCGTGACGCGACCAAGCCCGAGATCAAGGCTGCCGTCGAGGCGCTGTTCAATGTCAGCGTCACGAACGTCAACACGATCGTCCAGAAGGGCAAGACCAAGAAGTGGAAGGGCGCCGACTACACGCGCTCCGACATGAAGAAGGCGATCGTGACGCTGAAGGACGGTCAGTCCATCGACGTGACGCAAGGGGTCAGCGCGTAA
- the rpmD gene encoding 50S ribosomal protein L30 has translation MATIKITQTGSPIRREKSQRATLVGLGLNKMHKTVELQDTPDVRGMIRKVAHMVTVEG, from the coding sequence ATGGCTACCATCAAGATCACGCAGACCGGTTCGCCGATCCGCCGCGAGAAGAGCCAGCGTGCGACGCTGGTCGGGCTTGGCCTCAATAAGATGCACAAGACCGTCGAGCTGCAGGACACGCCCGACGTGCGCGGCATGATCCGCAAGGTCGCTCATATGGTGACCGTCGAGGGGTAA